One Arvicanthis niloticus isolate mArvNil1 chromosome 13, mArvNil1.pat.X, whole genome shotgun sequence genomic window carries:
- the Gpr84 gene encoding G-protein coupled receptor 84 isoform X2, with amino-acid sequence MWNSSDANFSCYHESVLGYRYFAVIWGVVVAVTGTVGNVLTLLALAIRPKLRTRFNLLIANLTLADLLYCTLLQPFSVDTYLHLHWRTGTIFCRIFGLLLFTSNSVSILTLCLIALGRYLLIAHPKLFPQVFSAKGIVLALVGSWVVGVTSFAPLWNVFVLVPVVCTCSFDRVRGRPYTTILMVIYFVVGLSSVGVFYCLIHRQVKRAARALDQYGLKQASIRSHQVAGTHEAMPGHFQELDSGLASRGPSEGISSEPVSAATTQTLEGDSPEAGSQGIRKAAQQITERSLPEVHRKAREAAGARKATDAPSEFGKVTRMCFAVFLCFVLSYIPFLLLNILDGRGRAPRVVHMVAANLTWLNSCINPVLYAAMNRQFRHAYGSILKRGPQSFRRFH; translated from the coding sequence ATGTGGAACAGCTCAGATGCCAACTTCTCCTGCTACCACGAGTCTGTGTTGGGCTATCGATACTTTGCAGTTATCTGGGGCGTGGTAGTGGCTGTGACAGGCACCGTGGGCAATGTGCTCACCCTGCTGGCCTTGGCCATCCGTCCCAAGCTCCGAACCCGCTTCAACCTGCTCATTGCCAACCTCACCCTGGCTGATCTACTCTACTGTACACTCCTGCAGCCTTTCTCCGTGGACACATACCTCCACCTCCATTGGCGCACAGGCACCATCTTCTGTAGAATATTCGGACTTCTCCTCTTTACTTCCAATTCTGTCTCCATTCTCACCCTCTGTCTCATTGCTCTAGGCCGCTACCTCCTCATTGCCCACCCTAAACTCTTTCCCCAGGTTTTCAGTGCCAAGGGGATCGTGCTGGCATTGGTGGGCAGCTGGGTTGTGGGGGTGACCAGCTTTGCCCCCCTATGGAATGTTTTTGTCTTGGTGCCAGTTGTCTGCACCTGCAGCTTTGACCGCGTGCGAGGCCGGCCTTACACCACCATCCTCATGGTCATCTACTTTGTGGTTGGCCTCAGTAGCGTGGGCGTCTTCTACTGCCTCATCCACCGGCAAGTGAAGCGTGCGGCTCGAGCGCTGGACCAATACGGGCTGAAGCAGGCCAGCATCCGCTCTCATCAGGTAGCTGGGACACATGAAGCTATGCCTGGCCACTTCCAGGAGCTAGACAGCGGGCTTGCCTCAAGAGGGCCCAGCGAGGGGATTTCATCTGAGCCAGTCAGTGCTGCGACCACGCAGACCCTGGAAGGTGATTCGCCAGAAGCGGGGAGCCAGGGCATCAGAAAGGCAGCTCAGCAGATCACAGAGAGAAGCCTTCCAGAAGTGCATCGTAAGGCCCGGGAAGCTGCAGGAGCTCGCAAAGCCACGGATGCCCCATCAGAGTTCGGGAAGGTGACCCGTATGTGCTTCGCAGTGTTCCTTTGCTTCGTCCTCAGCTACATCCCCTTCCTGCTGCTCAACATTCTGGACGGAAGGGGCCGCGCTCCGCGAGTAGTGCACATGGTGGCTGCCAACCTCACCTGGCTCAACAGCTGTATCAACCCTGTCCTCTATGCAGCCATGAACCGCCAGTTTCGCCATGCTTATGGATCCATCCTGAAACGCGGGCCACAGAGTTTCCGTCGGTTCCATTAG
- the Gpr84 gene encoding G-protein coupled receptor 84 isoform X1, with amino-acid sequence MSSWKPDCPPEKLEAWLLPQKACSLVSIMWNSSDANFSCYHESVLGYRYFAVIWGVVVAVTGTVGNVLTLLALAIRPKLRTRFNLLIANLTLADLLYCTLLQPFSVDTYLHLHWRTGTIFCRIFGLLLFTSNSVSILTLCLIALGRYLLIAHPKLFPQVFSAKGIVLALVGSWVVGVTSFAPLWNVFVLVPVVCTCSFDRVRGRPYTTILMVIYFVVGLSSVGVFYCLIHRQVKRAARALDQYGLKQASIRSHQVAGTHEAMPGHFQELDSGLASRGPSEGISSEPVSAATTQTLEGDSPEAGSQGIRKAAQQITERSLPEVHRKAREAAGARKATDAPSEFGKVTRMCFAVFLCFVLSYIPFLLLNILDGRGRAPRVVHMVAANLTWLNSCINPVLYAAMNRQFRHAYGSILKRGPQSFRRFH; translated from the exons ATGTCCAGCTGGAAGCCTGACTGTCCCCCAGAAAAGCTGGAAGCCTGGTTGCTCCCCCAAAAGGCCTGCTCTTTAG tCTCCATCATGTGGAACAGCTCAGATGCCAACTTCTCCTGCTACCACGAGTCTGTGTTGGGCTATCGATACTTTGCAGTTATCTGGGGCGTGGTAGTGGCTGTGACAGGCACCGTGGGCAATGTGCTCACCCTGCTGGCCTTGGCCATCCGTCCCAAGCTCCGAACCCGCTTCAACCTGCTCATTGCCAACCTCACCCTGGCTGATCTACTCTACTGTACACTCCTGCAGCCTTTCTCCGTGGACACATACCTCCACCTCCATTGGCGCACAGGCACCATCTTCTGTAGAATATTCGGACTTCTCCTCTTTACTTCCAATTCTGTCTCCATTCTCACCCTCTGTCTCATTGCTCTAGGCCGCTACCTCCTCATTGCCCACCCTAAACTCTTTCCCCAGGTTTTCAGTGCCAAGGGGATCGTGCTGGCATTGGTGGGCAGCTGGGTTGTGGGGGTGACCAGCTTTGCCCCCCTATGGAATGTTTTTGTCTTGGTGCCAGTTGTCTGCACCTGCAGCTTTGACCGCGTGCGAGGCCGGCCTTACACCACCATCCTCATGGTCATCTACTTTGTGGTTGGCCTCAGTAGCGTGGGCGTCTTCTACTGCCTCATCCACCGGCAAGTGAAGCGTGCGGCTCGAGCGCTGGACCAATACGGGCTGAAGCAGGCCAGCATCCGCTCTCATCAGGTAGCTGGGACACATGAAGCTATGCCTGGCCACTTCCAGGAGCTAGACAGCGGGCTTGCCTCAAGAGGGCCCAGCGAGGGGATTTCATCTGAGCCAGTCAGTGCTGCGACCACGCAGACCCTGGAAGGTGATTCGCCAGAAGCGGGGAGCCAGGGCATCAGAAAGGCAGCTCAGCAGATCACAGAGAGAAGCCTTCCAGAAGTGCATCGTAAGGCCCGGGAAGCTGCAGGAGCTCGCAAAGCCACGGATGCCCCATCAGAGTTCGGGAAGGTGACCCGTATGTGCTTCGCAGTGTTCCTTTGCTTCGTCCTCAGCTACATCCCCTTCCTGCTGCTCAACATTCTGGACGGAAGGGGCCGCGCTCCGCGAGTAGTGCACATGGTGGCTGCCAACCTCACCTGGCTCAACAGCTGTATCAACCCTGTCCTCTATGCAGCCATGAACCGCCAGTTTCGCCATGCTTATGGATCCATCCTGAAACGCGGGCCACAGAGTTTCCGTCGGTTCCATTAG